In a genomic window of uncultured Sphaerochaeta sp.:
- a CDS encoding thiamine ABC transporter substrate binding subunit translates to MKKHQFVCVMVAILTLIVPLFAQGAQEQSAELVVYAYDAFCGDWGPGPALVEEFEKQSGIKVNLVSAGDAVEMMTKVISEKANPWADVVVGITDDMAQKIYDAKLLEPYKSPVLDSIPASLQFDERHRLLPFDYGNFAFVVDTERLAEDERPASLASLTESKYKGKVILIDPRTSSVGLGLLLWTIEAFGEENYLAWWEAMKENALTITDGWSSAYGLFTEGEAPLVLSYTTSPVYHVTYEDTTRYQTLLFSEGHSTTFEGVGLLASSKKKAEAKQFIDFLLSDAQLGIALANSMYPVNKTVELPEAFDWAPKPEKSLSMSSEILAKNLDRWLTEWTQVMSR, encoded by the coding sequence ATGAAAAAGCATCAGTTCGTGTGTGTAATGGTCGCCATTCTCACCCTCATTGTTCCCTTGTTCGCCCAAGGTGCGCAAGAACAGAGCGCAGAACTCGTTGTCTACGCCTATGATGCGTTCTGTGGAGACTGGGGCCCAGGCCCTGCGCTGGTCGAGGAATTTGAGAAACAGAGCGGAATCAAGGTGAATCTGGTCAGTGCCGGTGATGCGGTGGAAATGATGACCAAGGTGATCAGCGAAAAGGCGAATCCCTGGGCGGACGTTGTGGTCGGCATCACCGACGACATGGCCCAGAAGATCTACGACGCCAAGTTGCTTGAGCCGTACAAGAGTCCTGTTTTGGATTCCATACCCGCTTCCCTCCAGTTTGACGAGCGGCATCGCCTGCTTCCGTTCGATTACGGCAACTTTGCCTTTGTGGTCGATACCGAGCGCCTCGCTGAAGATGAGCGGCCGGCAAGCCTTGCCTCCCTTACCGAGAGCAAGTACAAGGGCAAGGTCATCCTGATCGACCCCCGGACATCCTCAGTCGGACTTGGCTTGCTGCTCTGGACCATTGAGGCTTTCGGCGAGGAAAACTACCTTGCTTGGTGGGAAGCAATGAAGGAGAATGCCCTTACCATTACCGATGGCTGGTCCAGTGCCTACGGGCTCTTCACCGAAGGGGAAGCGCCTTTGGTACTCAGCTACACTACCAGCCCTGTCTACCATGTCACCTACGAGGATACCACCCGCTACCAGACCCTTCTCTTCAGTGAAGGGCATAGCACCACCTTTGAAGGAGTCGGCCTGCTGGCATCGAGCAAGAAAAAGGCGGAGGCCAAGCAGTTCATCGACTTTTTGCTCTCCGATGCACAGCTGGGCATCGCCTTGGCAAACTCCATGTATCCGGTCAATAAGACGGTTGAGCTTCCCGAAGCCTTCGATTGGGCCCCGAAACCGGAAAAGAGCTTGTCCATGAGCTCAGAAATACTTGCAAAAAACCTCGATAGATGGCTTACTGAATGGACACAGGTAATGAGTAGATGA
- a CDS encoding caspase family protein, which translates to MSRHLPKLILLLLILTLVFSSCELFWEKPMEGDVYAIMVALDYENSSQSDLAGTIPDAEELFFALTAVTSKADRAFHGYKFLQEGAGYDSSSTTHDIGGTPISDYPSITNIENAIAQLATITKDEDLILFTYSGHGGADGSIALAPMNSGDTAYTYLTTTLLTRLSAVKGKKLVILDSCYSGIPIPESSSSLSLVYENSINDWFNQYWSSEDYTIPDIFLLTAAADTESWEISVAGHKHGDFTLTLLEGLGWPDPHPTISANPTTVDAVSQPRALKGSVLTVDSLYSYIKDHQTYPIRSTLFWPRTNVQHPMTNGGAMDMILFRF; encoded by the coding sequence ATGAGTAGACACCTACCCAAACTCATCCTGCTGCTTCTCATTCTTACGCTGGTCTTCTCCTCCTGTGAGCTCTTTTGGGAGAAGCCGATGGAGGGGGATGTGTATGCCATCATGGTCGCACTGGATTACGAAAACAGTTCACAGAGTGATCTTGCAGGAACAATTCCTGATGCCGAGGAACTGTTCTTTGCGCTTACCGCAGTCACATCCAAGGCCGATCGAGCGTTCCACGGTTACAAGTTCCTCCAAGAAGGAGCAGGGTACGACTCTTCCTCCACAACTCACGATATCGGGGGAACCCCTATTTCAGACTACCCTTCCATCACCAATATCGAAAATGCCATAGCCCAACTGGCGACCATCACCAAGGATGAGGACCTGATCCTCTTCACCTATTCAGGGCACGGGGGAGCCGATGGGTCCATCGCCCTTGCGCCAATGAACTCTGGTGATACGGCATATACCTACCTGACGACCACGCTGCTCACCCGCCTCTCCGCGGTGAAGGGCAAGAAGCTGGTAATCCTGGACTCCTGTTACAGTGGTATTCCAATTCCCGAAAGCTCCTCCAGCCTCTCGCTTGTCTACGAGAACAGCATCAATGACTGGTTCAACCAGTACTGGTCGAGTGAGGACTATACGATACCTGACATCTTCCTGCTCACCGCCGCAGCAGACACGGAGTCTTGGGAAATCTCTGTTGCTGGACATAAGCATGGTGACTTTACGCTTACACTACTGGAAGGCCTTGGCTGGCCCGATCCCCACCCTACCATCTCAGCCAATCCAACCACTGTAGATGCTGTTTCTCAGCCACGTGCCCTCAAGGGCTCTGTCCTCACTGTCGACTCCCTCTACTCCTACATCAAGGACCATCAGACCTATCCCATCCGCTCGACTCTCTTCTGGCCACGCACCAATGTCCAGCACCCCATGACCAACGGCGGGGCAATGGATATGATCCTCTTCCGGTTCTGA
- a CDS encoding ABC transporter ATP-binding protein — protein sequence MADNGLTCSLKASYKDFTLDAQFTVQAGELACIIGPSGCGKSTTLQLIAGLLPQEGGSLLLNGQDIGQKPVHQRHIAMVFQDYALFPHMNVEQNIAYPLKIRKLNRAKRKERVARLLSLVALEGYQKRRSQELSGGERQRVALARALASDPQLLLLDEPLSALDAKLRKHLREEIRRIHDETGITTVYVTHDQEEALSIADRIIVMHAGRVMQEGKGEDIYHNPASLFVATFMGEGTTLPYSIIPKTLVNPGSSSEPFVFKPLEGKHTIFFRPEHVMVQDDRNLPLAEYLPHLSFKQAEVQSCEFQGDHYRLACSWEGHTILCHSSYRPKTQMVTLGVRSSRIREYVDGESIAKHPLSPTGE from the coding sequence ATGGCCGATAATGGGCTTACCTGTTCCCTGAAGGCTTCCTACAAGGATTTCACCCTCGATGCACAGTTCACGGTGCAAGCCGGGGAGCTTGCCTGCATCATCGGACCTTCGGGCTGCGGCAAGAGCACCACGCTGCAGTTGATCGCCGGTCTCTTGCCACAGGAGGGAGGCAGCCTTCTTCTCAATGGGCAGGATATTGGACAGAAACCTGTCCACCAGCGTCACATAGCAATGGTCTTTCAGGATTATGCCCTGTTTCCCCATATGAATGTGGAACAGAACATCGCCTATCCACTGAAGATTCGCAAGCTCAACAGGGCCAAACGAAAGGAGCGGGTTGCACGCCTGCTCTCATTGGTGGCTCTGGAGGGATACCAGAAGCGACGCAGCCAGGAGTTGAGTGGCGGTGAGCGTCAGCGGGTTGCCTTGGCCCGTGCCCTTGCCTCCGACCCCCAGCTTCTCTTGCTTGATGAACCGCTGTCGGCCCTTGATGCAAAGCTGAGGAAACACCTGCGTGAGGAGATTCGCAGGATCCATGACGAGACCGGCATCACCACTGTCTATGTCACCCACGACCAGGAAGAAGCCCTATCCATTGCTGACCGCATCATCGTCATGCATGCGGGTAGGGTCATGCAGGAGGGAAAGGGAGAGGACATCTACCACAATCCTGCCAGTCTGTTTGTTGCGACGTTCATGGGAGAAGGTACCACCTTGCCGTACAGCATCATTCCCAAAACGTTGGTCAATCCCGGCTCTTCCTCCGAGCCGTTCGTCTTCAAGCCGCTCGAAGGCAAACATACCATTTTCTTCAGGCCTGAGCATGTCATGGTTCAGGATGATAGGAACCTCCCCCTTGCCGAGTACTTGCCCCACCTGAGTTTCAAGCAGGCCGAGGTGCAAAGCTGTGAATTCCAGGGAGACCATTACCGGCTCGCTTGCAGCTGGGAAGGACATACCATTCTCTGCCACAGCAGCTACCGTCCCAAGACACAGATGGTGACACTTGGGGTGAGAAGCAGCAGAATCAGGGAGTATGTCGATGGGGAATCCATTGCAAAACATCCGCTTTCCCCGACTGGGGAATAG
- a CDS encoding iron ABC transporter permease — MRKANNLQYKRFYRIVPLPSVVVLLLLFFVPLFFTLSSAFITEEGLTFLRVLEVFTDSYTVKIMLFTLLQASLSTLFSLLVALPGAYLIATYSFRGKRLILALSAIPFVIPSILVVLGFVIFFGNNGFLNGLLMSLFNLSEPPLKILYSFKAIILAHTFYNFPIIMSLVSSYWEHLDANCEAASQTLGANKVQTFLKVTLPRLLPAIISAASLVFLFCFNSFAIILVLGGGPQYTTMEVEIYRQARMLGNSGAAAALSLFSILTTTLLLIWYNASQRRLARSETYQNSKRIIEKRPATLLGKLLALLYTLSSFLFILGPIVSVVIRSFMASSSRSAAESFSLKWYRQLLSLERATGHMGSALGALTNSTLIALLVALCTIPVALSMCIAIRRRESKQSFLELLGMLPMTVSSVIIGLGYYLISSRLRGGLPLGYVLVVLAHLVIAIPFVLRTILPEYRKIPLSYMHSSLTLGAGRIRTFLQIELPLLKGAIFTGAIFAFALSMGEFNATLTLANSSITTLPIVMYRLIGSYNFQGACALGTILIGVCTIVFIVSEFAKGGTYGR, encoded by the coding sequence ATGAGAAAAGCCAACAACTTGCAGTACAAGCGTTTCTATCGCATAGTGCCCCTACCGTCCGTAGTGGTTTTGCTGCTGTTGTTCTTTGTACCGCTTTTCTTCACGCTCTCTTCGGCCTTCATCACGGAGGAGGGACTTACCTTCCTCCGTGTGCTGGAGGTCTTCACTGACTCTTACACGGTGAAAATCATGCTTTTCACCCTCTTGCAGGCTAGCCTATCCACGCTCTTCTCGCTCTTGGTGGCACTACCGGGAGCCTATCTCATCGCCACCTACTCGTTCAGGGGAAAACGGCTCATCCTTGCACTCAGTGCAATTCCGTTCGTCATCCCATCCATCCTGGTTGTGTTGGGTTTCGTAATCTTCTTTGGAAACAATGGATTTCTGAACGGCCTGCTCATGTCGCTGTTCAATCTTTCAGAGCCGCCTCTGAAAATATTGTACTCGTTCAAGGCCATCATCCTTGCCCATACGTTCTACAACTTCCCGATCATCATGAGTCTGGTCTCTTCCTATTGGGAACACCTTGACGCAAACTGTGAAGCTGCCAGCCAGACCTTGGGTGCAAACAAGGTGCAAACCTTCCTCAAGGTCACGCTCCCACGGCTCCTTCCTGCCATTATCAGTGCAGCATCACTGGTCTTTCTTTTCTGCTTCAATAGTTTCGCCATCATCCTGGTGCTGGGTGGCGGACCCCAATACACCACCATGGAGGTGGAGATTTATCGGCAAGCAAGAATGCTTGGCAACAGTGGAGCTGCAGCTGCCCTTTCGCTCTTCTCCATCCTCACCACAACCTTGTTGCTGATCTGGTACAACGCGAGCCAGAGAAGACTTGCCAGAAGCGAGACATACCAGAACTCCAAACGCATCATTGAGAAGCGGCCAGCTACGCTCCTGGGAAAACTGCTTGCCCTTCTCTACACACTCTCCTCATTCCTCTTCATCCTGGGACCGATCGTCTCGGTGGTCATCCGTTCCTTCATGGCGAGCTCATCACGTTCTGCTGCAGAATCATTCAGCTTGAAGTGGTACCGGCAACTGCTCAGTCTGGAGCGAGCGACCGGCCACATGGGTTCAGCCTTGGGAGCCTTGACCAACAGCACCCTCATTGCCTTGCTGGTCGCCCTGTGCACCATCCCCGTTGCGTTGAGCATGTGCATCGCCATCAGAAGGCGTGAATCAAAACAGAGCTTTCTGGAACTGCTGGGAATGCTTCCGATGACCGTCAGCTCGGTAATCATCGGTTTGGGATACTATCTCATCTCTTCCCGACTTCGGGGAGGACTGCCATTGGGGTATGTCCTGGTGGTCTTGGCCCATCTGGTGATCGCTATTCCTTTTGTCCTGAGAACCATCCTTCCTGAGTATCGCAAGATTCCCCTCTCCTATATGCACAGCTCCCTCACCCTGGGAGCAGGCCGGATCAGGACCTTTCTGCAGATCGAATTGCCTTTGCTCAAAGGGGCCATCTTCACCGGAGCCATCTTTGCTTTTGCCCTGAGCATGGGAGAGTTCAATGCAACCCTGACGCTTGCAAACAGCTCCATCACCACCCTTCCCATCGTTATGTATCGCCTGATCGGTTCGTACAACTTCCAAGGCGCTTGTGCTTTGGGTACCATCCTGATCGGCGTATGTACCATTGTCTTTATCGTCAGCGAATTCGCCAAGGGAGGCACCTATGGCCGATAA
- a CDS encoding caspase family protein, with protein sequence MYRYALLFLYLILMLGCELCYPSPTRGKVFHLGIGLSYAGTDVRVLRGTLNDAREQRKAFSSLYTERSFTSSMLLQEGLVCSDGSIGYDKTTNPSLPTKERVLSALEALVEDMNQDDLLIVTYSGHGHTDGSWVLAPSYDDGKIFTDTGELDESVLLSVQELSALLGQARGKVLLLIDSCYAGAFITESDASLSAIPENPDFLYKLYAAYFSKQEREAPFFVMAATTRDNTSKEPHYGSPIHGYFTQALLEGLGWDEQQQLLVTRKEYLDLDKLYHFVCEHQKIPTEGENPVFYQHPTITGGAMSLVLDY encoded by the coding sequence ATGTATCGTTATGCACTGCTTTTTCTGTATCTCATCCTCATGCTCGGTTGCGAGCTTTGCTACCCATCTCCTACGCGGGGAAAGGTGTTTCATCTGGGCATCGGCCTAAGCTATGCAGGAACTGATGTACGGGTTCTGAGAGGAACCCTGAACGATGCAAGGGAACAACGGAAAGCCTTCAGTTCTCTGTATACCGAGCGCTCCTTCACCAGTAGCATGTTGCTTCAGGAAGGGCTTGTTTGTTCTGATGGAAGCATAGGCTATGACAAGACAACCAACCCCAGCCTGCCCACCAAGGAGCGCGTTCTCTCTGCACTTGAGGCCTTGGTTGAAGACATGAATCAGGACGACCTGCTCATTGTCACCTACAGCGGACATGGCCACACCGACGGCAGTTGGGTGCTCGCTCCTTCCTATGATGATGGGAAGATCTTTACCGACACAGGAGAACTGGATGAGAGCGTACTGCTTTCCGTACAGGAGCTTTCAGCCTTGCTTGGACAAGCAAGAGGCAAGGTTCTGCTTCTCATCGACAGCTGTTATGCAGGGGCGTTTATCACAGAAAGTGATGCATCACTATCTGCCATCCCCGAGAATCCGGATTTTCTGTACAAACTGTATGCCGCCTATTTCAGCAAACAAGAGAGAGAAGCACCGTTCTTTGTGATGGCTGCCACGACAAGGGACAATACCAGCAAGGAACCCCACTACGGCTCACCCATCCACGGATACTTCACCCAAGCACTTCTGGAAGGCTTGGGTTGGGATGAGCAACAACAACTGTTGGTTACGCGCAAAGAGTATCTGGATCTGGACAAGCTCTACCACTTCGTCTGTGAACACCAAAAGATCCCCACCGAAGGAGAAAACCCGGTGTTCTACCAGCATCCCACCATTACTGGGGGAGCCATGTCACTGGTGCTCGACTATTAG